GGGTGCGCGGCGGCGGCAGCCCGCTCCTGCTGGTGGCGCCGCACGGCGGCGCCCGCGACGCCATCCGCCCGGCGCGCGGCGCGGTGAAGGTGAACGACCTGCACACCGCCGGGCTCGCGGAGGAGCTGGCGACCACGCTGGACGCCAGCCTGATCGCCAACCCGAGCCTCGACCGCAACCAGCTCGACCTGAACCGCATCTCCCAGGTCGCCCGCGCCGCCCCCTGGTTTCCGGCGCTGCTGGAGACGCTGCTCGCCGACATCCTCGCCCGCCACGAGCGCGCCGAGGTGCTCTTCCTCCACGGCTGGAACACGCTGCAGCCGAAGTGCGACATCGGCATCGGCCACCCGCTGGCGCATCCGGCGGACGCCGCCCGCCACGCGCCGGCGCTCACCGCCTCGGTCCGCTACGTCACCAGCCGCCTCGCCGCCCTGCGCGCCGCCTGCGCGGCGCGCGGCATCGCCGCGCCGCTGGGCGAGCGCTATCCCGGGCGCCACGCCAACAACCTCCTGCAGCTCTTCCGCCGCGACGGCGATTCCCTCCTCGCCCCCCGGATCCGCGCCTGGGTGGCGGCCGATCGCGTCGACGCCGTCCAGCTCGAGCTCGCGGCTCCGCTGCGCTGGCCGGGTCCGCTGCGCGGGGCGTTCGCGAGCGCGCTGCGCGACGCCTTCGCGGCGCCGGCGCCGGTCGCCGCGGCGCCGCCGCCCGTGCCGCGGCGCCGCGCGCCGCCGCCGCCCCCGCCCGCCGCGCTGCAGGTCTATGACCCGGCGAGCGGCCTCGGCCTGCTGGCCCGCGTCGATCCGCAGCGCGGCGGCGGAACGAGCGGCCGCCTGCTGCTCTTTCTCGACCGCGGGCGGGTGGCGCTCTTCACCGGCGACGACCCGCACGCCGGCGACCGCGCCCGCGGCGGCCCGTGGTTCACCCCCACGGCCGCCGGCGGGTCGCATCTCGCCTTCGATGGCTGGGCGCTGTGCGCCACCGACGGCGCCCTGTACGTCGATCTCGAGCGCGCGCTGGCGGCGTCGCGCCTGCTCGCCGTGCACGCCGATCTCACCTTCACCCCGCGCGCCGGCGGCGAGCACGGCCGCGTGCGCGGCACGGTGACGCTCGACGGCCTCCCCCAGCGCGTCGATGCCATCGGCTTCGCCCCGGCCGGCGGCGTCGGCCAGCCGACGGAGAGCGGTTGGCGGTCGCACCTCGTCCTGCGCGCCGCGCTCGCCAACGGCAGCGCGCTCGCGCTCCGCCATCGCGTGCCCGGCGGCACGCTGCTGGAGACGGATCGCGACGGCGCGGCGGCGCGCGCCACTGGCGCGCTCGCCATCACCTTCGACGGCGAGCCCTACGCGCCACGGCGGATCGTCGTCGGCGACGCGGCCGGCGGCCTGGCCGCCGACGCGACGGCGCGTCTGTCGATCGTGCGCCCGCTGTCACCGGGCCGCCGCGCCCGGGTGACCCTCGGCCTGGCGCGCGTCACGCGCGGCGGCAGCGAGGGCGTCGGATTCTACGAATACGCGCGCGTCGTCGACTGACGGGCGGCGGGTGGCGCGGTCGCGCCGCCCGCCGCGTCGCATCCCGAGCTCACGCCGGCGCGGCGCCGGCCTCGGGGCCGTCGAGCACCACCTGGGCGACCAACTCGCGGTTGTGCGTCGCGTCGCCGAAGGTCACTTCCGAGCCCTTGGCGCGCTTGAAGTACAGATGCATGTCGTGTTCCCACGTGAAGCCGATGCCGCCGTGGATCTGGATGCCCTCGGCGGACACGAAGCGGTAGGCGTCGGAGGTGTAGGCCTTCGCCATGCACGCCGCCAGGTGCGCCTCGGCGACGTCGTTGGCCACCGCCCAGGCGGCGTAGTAGGTCGCCGACTTGGCGCTCTCCACCTGCACCATCATGTTGGCGCACTTGTGCTGGATCGCCTGGAAGCTGCCGATCGGCTTGCCGAACTGCTCGCGCACCTTGGCGTACTCGACGCTCATCTCGAGCACTTTCTGGGCGCCGCCGCACATCTCGGCGCACAGCGCCACCTTGGCGCGGTCGACCAGTCGGTCGAGCAGCGGCCAGCCCTGGCCGACCGCGCCGAGCACCGCGTCAGCGCCCACCGCGACGTCGTCGAAGGTGACCTCGCAGAGCTTGCGCGTCTGATCCATCGTCTTCAGGACCCGCACGCCGACGCCCTGCGCCTTGCGCTCGACGACCAGCATGGTGATGCCGTTGACGCCGCGGCCGCCGCTGCGCGCCGGCACGATCAGCAGGTCGGCGTTGTGCGCGTCGTGCACGAACAGCTTGGTGCCCGACAACGTGAAACCGCCGCCCGCCGCCTGCGCCGCGAGCTGGATGCCGTCGGCGTCCCAGCGGCCGCTCTCCTCGACCTGCGCCAGCGTCGCGCGCCGCGAGCCGTCGGCGAGGCCCGGCAGCCAGCGCTGCTTCTGCGCCTCGCTGCCGCCGAGGTCGATGGCGATGCCGCCGAGAATCGCCGAGGCGAAGAACGGGCCGGGGAAGACGACCTTGCCCATCTCCTCGAGCAC
This is a stretch of genomic DNA from bacterium. It encodes these proteins:
- a CDS encoding acyl-CoA/acyl-ACP dehydrogenase encodes the protein MDFGFSEEQEMLRQSVREFLEAECPMTYVRQMMEDERGFSEEQWRKMAELGWTGLIVPEQYGGAGLNMVDMVVVLEEMGKVVFPGPFFASAILGGIAIDLGGSEAQKQRWLPGLADGSRRATLAQVEESGRWDADGIQLAAQAAGGGFTLSGTKLFVHDAHNADLLIVPARSGGRGVNGITMLVVERKAQGVGVRVLKTMDQTRKLCEVTFDDVAVGADAVLGAVGQGWPLLDRLVDRAKVALCAEMCGGAQKVLEMSVEYAKVREQFGKPIGSFQAIQHKCANMMVQVESAKSATYYAAWAVANDVAEAHLAACMAKAYTSDAYRFVSAEGIQIHGGIGFTWEHDMHLYFKRAKGSEVTFGDATHNRELVAQVVLDGPEAGAAPA